From Amaranthus tricolor cultivar Red isolate AtriRed21 chromosome 4, ASM2621246v1, whole genome shotgun sequence:
ggtcactcTATAAAACCGtagcaattaattgttttcttttttccaattctttttcctacttattgctgcgtatatataaaaccgcaacaaatacgtttttttccactagtgaacgATAATGTgtacttgcttttttttttttttaatttcctaTGTTTATATACGTCTATGCTAAAAAAATGTGCATGCACTGGTTTCTACACTAGTATATACTAAAACAACTATGAAATGACAAATGACAACTTTTAAGAGTTTTGCCAAATGTGATTTTTTAACAGGCTAATTCAATTAACATGgcattatattttgaatttggcAACTCTGTTACCAAATAGCTGATAAAAATAGAATGtaatgttttatgaaatctatATAATTGAACATAAATTAGCAATAATAaatatgatatttaattttagcaatttttatattttattcaaatattaTTGTATCAAATATTACATTTTAATGTTAAAAGTTGAATTTGATAacgataatatatatacttgcaccattatttgaaaatcatacttttacatacataaacattaagcgcttcgtgcattgcacgagtttcaACACTAGTTGCTACTATAATCTATAGTGATAGTCTATATTGACacttatgagaaatgtcactagatcttaTGTCACGAAAAGTGATTTAGTGGTTTTCTATAATTATTaatctaaatctaaaaatacaaaaaaaaaaggaaaaaataattattagtttaacTAAACATGAAAACCAGgaggaaagaaaataaaaaaaaacaaaaataaaaattattaattgataattcttaaaaaatcataatacaAGAAAAATACTTTAAATCACACAAAACTCGCTactattacaaataataatacgaAATACACATTACAATTAGGAGGAATTTGTATATCCCCAATAATGATGGCTAAAACAATAAACTTACAAAATTACACTAAAGAACTTGAAGACGCTTTTGTTACTAAGACCGTTACCCAGAAACTTTAAACATTTTGTGGGCGTGTGctcatttttcttttgtgatattttcctTACAAAGGTACTTTAGTTTTGAACTTGGAAACATAAGCAGATTCACATGGAGGCCTCCTGTGGCACATGCCCCCAtgaaaattctaaaataaaacaagttttaaTCTGGTTTTGGTTCGCAGGATTTTCAAGAAATGACTATTAAAGAAAGAGATAAATAGTAGCGTTATCTCACATAAAACCCATTATATTCTCACAAAATAACCCATGAGATATAGTTTGTTGTTTTCTTTGTCCCTCTTATTTATCTCATTGATTTTGCACCTTTTTTTCTTGGGTAATTGTCTCACTcgtatttttttaatctcatctttaAATTTCTACATACTATATCCCTATCTTAaccacttatttatatcatcaaCTTATTCATTATTTTATTCTCCAACTCATTTATATTCTCCTCAAAAAGTGTGATGtaaatgtttattaaaatgtctttgaattttttaaagggtcatctttttgaatatttttgattttatttttgaatgtgtttGTTAATGTTCTTGTtagaaatattcaaaataataaggaaagaacAAGAAATTTTTTTCGCATAACATTTAAGTAAAGAATGTGTTAGTTAgattttgttttcattatgtGAGGATGACGTAAATTAAAATTCATTAATCTTTTCGGCTGCCACCATTTAAGATGAGAATGACGTTAATTGATcgatttaatattattttggcttTAGCTTGAGATTATTGTGCTTCTACATGTCATTTTACtagaataaaaaatgaacaattatcaatggtacccctgtgttTTGACATTTTATCGATGGTAACCCCaagttttttattatcaatggtaccctcgtattattgagcgttttacaaccgtaaccttttttaactttttccgtCTGAAATCGTTCAAAACTGTTgactttcttttatgttttgaattgaaaaataaaagtaaaagaaaaaaacttaaCAGTTTTAGACAAATTTGGacgaaaaaagtttaaaaaggttacggttgtaaaacgctcaatagtgcgagggtaccattgataataaaaaagacttaggggtaccattgataaagtgccaaaactcaggggtaccattgataatttcccaaataaaaaaatttacttgttcattttactAACGAATATGTCGAAACTACCGTAAAATTCTCTTAAAATTTTGTCCATTTATTGGTGCCCCCGGGAACTTTGAGCCCTAGACAACAATTGTAGTTGGAGATTCACAAAGAGATACAAACAAATCAATATACCCTTAGTACGTAGGATATATAACTAACAACAATGGATGTGAATGAATTATAAACTTGAAAGATTAACAAAAAGTTTACTGCCTCCGTCTCATTGAAATTTTTTCCATTTTGGTCCATCccatttaattttcattatttttatttttggaaccactctcttttaatctcatccatatattttaactctcttttgatttcatccacacaatctattctctctcttcatttatcaccacttttataaaaataactcaatttctctttgatgcaaataAAAGAGGACATGGTAGTACAATTTTTTTGAAAAGCATGAGAAAGAGAGAAAGCAATATATGAAAGAATTCAGAAAAAGGAGTGTGTTACATCCTTCTGCAAGACCCTTATTTATACTAGTCTTAGTACACCAAAGAGTCATTGAACAATTAATCACCATTGATGATCATACATAATGATAATACATCAATACCATGTTTATTGTGGTATTATGAGCATTGTTTCAACTTATTAACACACTTGTTACTTCAGAATTAAAGTTGAACAAGAATATAATCCAATACTCATTGatcaaaaaaagaagaaaagacaCAAGAATCCTGACAGAACCAAAAGCCAAGTCGGTTGTGGTTCCACCATCAGGTAAGCCGAGTCAGCTTTTCCTGCTGACTCGGTTTTCCTGttttatcttttgttttttcCTTTGACTCCTTTGAacctttgtatttttaatacacATTGTCTCACTACTATTTGTAATACTTGGTAATATTTCTTAGGGATTAATATACATTAAGAGCATGTTCTCTTCAACTTCTTTTTTGAacatattactttttttttattgaaatcagatcaaatcagaccagatcagaaggatcagatcagatcagatcatacttattgttattattatataataataataataataattaattgaagTTTTAATTAACTACTACATGAACATggtctattaattaattacttaattaataaaattgcaatatataaataaataattattctaaaaatatcattattaattaaataatattaatgttaaataattaataacttaattaattaattaataataaataataataagcttTCTTCCTCTACTCTCTCTCTTGGTTTTCTCTTTGCAAGAGGCGATTGCCCTCTTCCATCCATGTGTAGGAGGGGTAGACCAGCGAAGGTCAACGTCTCTTCGCGGGAGGGTGACGGTGGTGGTGATTGTTCATCTTTTCCGGCTCGATTTAAAGTCTCTGGTTTGCAATCATCCCAGGTTGTACTGCCTCAAAATTCTCCTTTGCAGGATAGTGATAGTCCTGTGGGCTTGAGTTGAGTGTCAATCTTGAAGGGTAGTGGTTCCGGTTCTGGTACGCCTAGTAGTGGTGGAGTTACTGTTCCATTGAAACAGGGGGAATCGGTGGTTGCTGCGCTTTCAGGTGGAgtcagtgggtcttcttctgcCCTAGGCGCTACTGTTTCATTGAAGCAGGTGGCTTCGATGGCTGCTGCTGTCACAACATCGGGTGGGTCTTCTGCTACTGTCCTAGGTTCCATAACTCCTACTGTTTCATTGGTTCCTAATCTGATTTCAGGTACTGTTTCGTCTTCTTCTCCCCGTGTTATTGGCAAAATTAGCAAGAATGATGTGAAAGAGGAAGTTAAATATTGGGAGAATTCTGTGGTATGTTATGTTACTGGTGCTAATCCCACCATTTATGTGACAGTTGGTTTTGTGAGGAGGATTTGGAAAGATTTGGAAATTGATAAGGTAGGTATGGTTAATAGGGGAGTGCTCTTAGTTCGATTTTTACTTAAAGAACATCAATAGAAAGCTTGTGACATGAAtggaattttttttgataagAAGCCATTCATTGTCGAGCCTTGGACTTCATCCATTTCATATGAGAAATCTAGTATACTAAGATTCCTATTTGGGTTAAATTACCTAAACTAAGATGTTAGTAttggagaaaatttgaaaacaataagacaaaatatcaaaaaaatgaatcaaTTAGTACAACtttcaactttattccaaaaataagcgtgaaaatctcaaaTCTGTGGTTtggggttgttcgcagttactaactgcgaacaggttaaaaaagacaaaatacgaacagctatttgactttgtttgacctattcgcagttactaactgcgaacaactatattacataaattttttcctaatttttgagttgttatttgttgtatttgcattagagatattagaataagtaattacaagtcaatgtatgtttcagaCGGGATGATtcattcatatagggaggcccattattcggacgattcgacccgatgggcaacatgatcaggaagatgacgcggatgattttgaaccggTGTTAGGGTCACAACATCGGCGCGGGATGGATTCTTtagcagtaaggtagcaacactcaattcactaatcaaattcataatttcactattttatgatacacgaaaatgttaaacaatgtttatttgtttgcagctggcttcgcgtatatctttcgagatcccactccccacatactctcgtctatTAATGAGACGCACttgatcgacaacgggacgagcaggttattaacatttactatttgtattagttatgaataaattgtatatattactgagcatattcatttctattacagatgacatggcagccttacacagcggctaagatggacgctctgtcgcacatatgtacatcggttcatgagatttggagatcgcgttgtccacttatttgctttgacatcgtcgagctacatctcccggatcgtgtcatgcgtcaattcggtttggagcaggtcattccgcaagcctgtgacacccaacctcaactacatgcgatcgatcggaggactggggacaagaactacctcgtacgacatagatcgcatgtagatgcgtggaatgaccgagcatctagattggttcgaggagataacttcacaggtcatagctctgctatgtacatgagttggtacaggcgtatctccatattacgcctaacgaacaccacatttgcgcagccaggatcacattaccatccgacatctacgttactggtacgttttctttcaacactcataacatatagtaatagttttaagtgactattttaacaatataatgataacaaacaggctgagcgcatccgatcggtgctcatacatcgccagttgatgtggggtatcggctatTATCTCAGAACCTAGGCTCCATTAACACGTCGTTGACCGACgcattgagtcaggcgggttatgagtacctcataccgactccacccgtcattggcgaggtagatgacacattccacactcctcCACGGAGTTCAGCCCACCGAGGTAACTCTTCTGGAGGATCTAGTTCTCGGTCCATAAGAGGTCGCCggcgttcatctactcgaggtcggtcttctagatcgccatcgacatccggTATTATGTCTCCATTCGTTCCTCCAGCTTCCATcaccactcctcctccacatccatcgcctccgcaaaggatcatcacatatcagcgtgctagtcaacgacaagctcctgctcttaatgtcattccggaggttgacgagttcataccatcatcatccaccgatgcgcaaaacaaaaggtgtaataccccagatttagcttgaaaaagaattgatagactactcatatcaacaaggtgcatcttcttttcatggaactcatttgctaagaactccacagttaagcgtgcttggtgtggagcaatcttaggatgggtgacctcctgggaagttttcctgggtgcgcacgagtgaggctaaAGTgcactggaaagacttgtgttggtttgtggggctagtctataGTCTTCATGAGTAGTCACTGGTGGTTCgttgggccggggtgttacaaaaggggccgggggttgtagttcaacaaactttgtacattcttatataatttgaacttcttgtatgactttccatgattgtaatatatctttgcattattttcataattaattttttctaatcaagctggttcgtaattAATTATTATGGAACAGATGGTATTGAgctagtttaatgcaggttgcgttcaatatttaggggaaatgaaaaaaaaattccaagtacaagcaaaccgccacatgaagtggcggtttaccgaggaccaaaccgccacatgagatggcgatttgccttgaccaaactgccacttcatgtggcggtttagtgcttaaggcaaatcgccatctcaagtggtggttttgtctgaaaaattaaaaaaaaacaaatttccacgtggacggtattttgggaaatactttcccacataatgcaaagtgggaattattttattttttagcaaTATTCTGGGAAAACTTTCAAAtataattcccaaaataagcacttTTTGACTTGAACACAGGTTTAGggttgtttgttgttactaacagcgaacaaagaagcttagtcaaaaaagtcaagatctttgttcgctgttaataacaatgaacaaagattttgACCATTTTTGACCAagcttctttgttcgctgttattaacagcgaacgaTTACGAGACTAATTATTTGTCTGTTTCAATTTTAATTGCTATTTTCTTGAACCATGTCAATTTTACAAGGCTTatttttaggcttttaattattaaaaataacccGTAGCTTTTAAATAATAGGAAAGTTAATTTTAAGCCCTTAATTCCATGGTTATCCAattttccaaatttttaagaaataaaatagagaagttaattatatgtttatatagcttttaataattatttaattaaaaatctaatattaaccttcctattttatttcctaaaaatttggGAAAGTTGATAATCATGGATTAAAGCCTAAAATTAACTttcctattattttaattattaaaagcttaaaaataagTCTCGCAAAATTAATATGGCCCAAGAAAATAGCAATTACAATTAAATCAAGCAAGTAATTAGTCTTATAATTATTCATTATTACTGACagcaaacaaaaaaacttgGTAAAAAATAATGGGGATCTTTATTCACTGTCGAACCACATTAAACCTATGCTCTAGCAAAAATCggttattttgagaattttatATGGTATTTGCTTATTCAGTTATTCTTTCCGGTTGAAAATTTTCCCAAGAGTTGCTGATGTTGGAATTAGACATGCCAGCCCAATTTAATGCTTCGCTTCCATCTTTCAGTTCCTCCTAGTTTGGAGTACCATGTCCATAACCAACTATGATAGTCTCTCTCATTCACCGCCAAAACCTCCATTATCGGACTTTTACGCTCTATTCTCTTCATCACCATTTTTCCACTTCATCAAAGCTCCACTCAAAGTACACATTCACTCCCCCAAAATCTCTTCAACCTCAAAACCCTAATCCTAACCCTCAATACTCACCGAATAGCCATTCCGCTAACAAAATCCGTAAAAAGCCCCTTTACCGACCCCCTTCATCACTAGAAGCCGTCGACAAACCTTTGCAATCAAAATTGCCCTTCGACTTCCGGCACAGTTATACAGAGAGTAACCCATCAGTGAGACCGATTGGGCTACGAGGACCCAAATATTCCCCTTTTGGGCCGGGTCGTCTTTCCCGGGAATGGACTGGTGTTTGTGCTCCGGTTAAAAGCCTGAAAGTGAAGACCGTTGATGGTGAAGTTGACGATGATACGAAATTGGCGGAAAGAAGAAGAATTATTAGAGAGAAACTTCAAGGAGCACCATTAACGGATGCTGAAAGGAAGATTTTAGTGGATAATTGTCAAAGGTCGAAAACTAAGAGACAAATTAATCTGGGTAATTTCTTGCTTGCATTTAAGGTATTCGATAAAATGCATAGCTGAAATATGATGTTTTTTGGGGCCTTAGACTGCACCCATTTTTTCTTGTTTGGGCTTATGTGAGAATGAAGGTTGTTTTAGTTATTTTAGTGGATTGACTTAATTTTGGATGGTGGCTTGATTCTAGTATTTTATAATACTGATTTAAGTTTATGAATTGCTGAAACTGAATTCTGCACTTCTGCTTCAATTGATTTGTGTGATGATTGATAAactgaaattttttatatatatagttatcaTTCAATAAGCCATTGTGTTCCTACTTCCTTGTCTTAATCATTTGGGCTTTTGGGTTGAGCTGAATATATACTGTTATAATGATCATAGGGTGAGAATCGGGTCTTGTCTTAGTTGGAGCAAATTATCACTTTCCTTAGGTAAGGTCATGGGTTCGATTCTCACCTTGCCCTCCCCTTCCCTTAGCCTAGCCTGTAATAAAAAAAGGTATGATCATAAAGCTAAATGTTGCTATGCTTTTGATTATATCTTATCAACAATTGAATCTGGTTACAATGTTATCTCATTTTTTATGTTGAGTTTGCATATTGTACTACTTTTTTTTGTGGATTACCGGTAGATTGAGGGAAGGGGAAGGCTAGGTGAGATTCGATCCCAGGACGTTGCATGACAAAATTTCACACTTGCTCCAACTGAAACAAGATAGtctatattttactattttatagaGCTAGATGTTGTCAACAATCTGAATTaatcttcttttctttcttgtGAGGTTTCTAGAAgctttgtttttcctttgattCCATTTGTGGAGGATGTTTCAAGACATTCTCTAATCTGACATTTAGTACACTGGAACAACTTATCATTATACATTAAACCAATGCTTTGACATAGTTTTCGATCCCATAAGAGAGAATGGGCAAAGTAGAGCATCACAATTGATGGTGTAATTTTTCCAGGGAGAGATGGTTTAACTCATAATATGTTGAATGATATTCACAACCATTGGAAGCATGATGAGGCAATCAGGATTAAATGTATGGGTATTCCAACTATTGACATGAATAATGTCTGCTCCCAAATTGAGGTACGTGTCTGTGTGATATATCACCATAATAtatattggttttttttgctttattgTGAAGGTGTGTGTGCTTTTGAAATGGTCTGATGGGTGATTGTGAAACACAATGTATTGAGATTTGAGAACCTCATTGGTGAACCAAATCTGGTGATATGGGAGGGTTGGTTAATATTGGATAATAGTTTAGAAGCCCGTGAGTTTAgtatagacatatataaataaaattttcaaagaatATTGCAAGAATAAAAATACTCTTTTGTTTAGGAAAAGTAAGTAAATactatatttttagttaaataattactttagataacaatataatttacttgctaaaatatttaatctaatttagctcttaaattttactaaaaaatatttttgatggtcctccaaaattcaattaaataaaataaactaactatTCATGAATGAATTGAGTTTATTTTGAGTCGATTCAaactaatttatttgttttaattttaacttaattcaaacaacatttaataatttaaataaatatattttttttaaaaaatttgttacttacgcctaaatttttttttaataattaatctcttaaaaattcttattttggtataaagaattaatataatgaaatcttttaaatacttatcgtacttaattttaaattttttaggaaaataaattttcacgcTATGAATTATAACTTTATGAAATAAATACATTTGGCAAGGCTCTAAAAAGTTGTCATTTGCTATTTTCCAgctctttttattaatatattcatgattatgatgattatttaaatcaatatattttcaaaaataatttcttaaatatttttttaaaaacaattaatctctttaagattcttatttagatatgaaaaattaatgtaaaatattttttaaatacttacttaatttaactttaaattcatttatgaaaataaattattgacaTGCACACAATCAATAATAAtcctattaaattaatatttctataTTTGGAAAAACTCTAAGAAATCGCCATGTATTATTTTCcagttcttttattagtatttatgattatgattgttTTGTTAGACATTGGACATAATTGGGTTGGGAGCTATAAGTTTTCTAGTTTGAGATTCCAAACACAGTAATTAAGAGTTTATATGACTAATAAAAAATGGTTATATGGATGCTTATGCCATACGATGAAGCTAACAAGTAGGAATGAATACGGTACAATATGGTCTGGTTTGACATTTACAATTACTAGACTGGAAATAATTTCGGTGACCAAACGACGTTTTAAAAGGGTTTGGCTGGTgcgattttttgattttaagctTTTCAAAGCacttattatgattttaattatatacttgTCTGTTCCAAAATGTTTGGGAATATCACAAATGTCATGCAAATTCTCTATTCAATCACCATCACACAAAGAATACAATTTCACAAATTGGGAATGAACTTTTGTTTAGATAAATGTTAATTGGTCGAGTTTGATTACAATTTGCGGTTTGATCGAGTTTGATTTACGGTTTTGACCAAACGTTTTGTGCAAGATACTCACTAGAggaattttaacaattttcgTGTTTTGAACATACAACCTTGGTTAAACTTGGAACATGGAAGTTGTGAACAAACAACACCACCAAAATGAGCCATGGGGTTAGGTGATGAATTTGACTCCTTCTACTTTAACATAACTACTATACAAGATGTAAAACTCATGGATTTTGAGATTCCTTTTACTTCTTCCTTACTCCTTGAATCACCTTTAGGGGCAAATCTATGTGGATGCCTGGGGTTGCCAAAGCAACCccatcaaaaatttaaaaaattctgtGATAAGTACGTTTTACTTATCAAAGTAAGCGAACAATAGTTTATACA
This genomic window contains:
- the LOC130809843 gene encoding CRS2-associated factor 1, mitochondrial isoform X1, whose translation is MIVSLIHRQNLHYRTFTLYSLHHHFSTSSKLHSKYTFTPPKSLQPQNPNPNPQYSPNSHSANKIRKKPLYRPPSSLEAVDKPLQSKLPFDFRHSYTESNPSVRPIGLRGPKYSPFGPGRLSREWTGVCAPVKSLKVKTVDGEVDDDTKLAERRRIIREKLQGAPLTDAERKILVDNCQRSKTKRQINLGRDGLTHNMLNDIHNHWKHDEAIRIKCMGIPTIDMNNVCSQIEDKTYGKIIHRQGRLLVLYRGRKYKPKKRPMIPLMLWKPQEPVYPKLIKTTVEGLSIEETKGIRKRGLAIPALTKLGRNGYYGNLVSMVRDAFLVGELVRIDCTGLDKSDHKKITVKLRDLVPCIPVTLAKEQIVIWRGSSYQPTKEELCLTEREPFEQTIDNMIWDN
- the LOC130809842 gene encoding serine/threonine-protein phosphatase 7 long form homolog; this encodes MTWQPYTAAKMDALSHICTSVHEIWRSRCPLICFDIVELHLPDRVMRQFGLEQVIPQACDTQPQLHAIDRRTGDKNYLVRHRSHVDAWNDRASRLVRGDNFTGHSSAMYMSWYRRISILRLTNTTFAQPGSHYHPTSTLLAERIRSVLIHRQLMWGIGYYLRT
- the LOC130809843 gene encoding CRS2-associated factor 1, mitochondrial isoform X2; amino-acid sequence: MIVSLIHRQNLHYRTFTLYSLHHHFSTSSKLHSKYTFTPPKSLQPQNPNPNPQYSPNSHSANKIRKKPLYRPPSSLEAVDKPLQSKLPFDFRHSYTESNPSVRPIGLRGPKYSPFGPGRLSREWTGVCAPVKSLKVKTVDGEVDDDTKLAERRRIIREKLQGAPLTDAERKILVDNCQRSKTKRQINLGRDGLTHNMLNDIHNHWKHDEAIRIKCMGIPTIDMNNVCSQIEDKTYGKIIHRQGRLLVLYRGRKYKPKKRPMIPLMLWKPQEPVYPKLIKTTVEGLSIEETKGIRKRGLAIPALTKLGLGTMYSCDIGKGTNCNMERIKLSTYKRRALSYRAGAF